The following are from one region of the Lepeophtheirus salmonis chromosome 8, UVic_Lsal_1.4, whole genome shotgun sequence genome:
- the LOC121122671 gene encoding LOW QUALITY PROTEIN: epididymal sperm-binding protein 1 (The sequence of the model RefSeq protein was modified relative to this genomic sequence to represent the inferred CDS: inserted 1 base in 1 codon): protein MKLIWILFVFTALFVNKYCSAQKAPKVTPKATTTTTTTTTTTTTTTTTTTTTTTTTTTTTTTTTTTTTTAPNTTTTPVCSTTSGVNCFFPFKYKGETYQACTTTENSGVPWCATTVTASQEANAYGNCGSDCQSTSTPSLSGCQTSTGKACVFPFVYSGAAYNECTDIDNNGVKWCATSVGAGLNYVGYGNCIESTCKGCVSTNGKXCVFPFKYKGDTYSKCTTADNGGVSWCANSLFSNQEANEYGICPSDCASEPTPPPNQCQTLTGKLCVFPFMYNGQSYTNCTSVDNGGIKWCATSVDSNTNYLGFGNCIESKC from the exons ATGAAGCTAATTTGGATACTTTTCGTTTTTACTGCTCTTTTTGTGAACAAATACTGTTCAGCAC AAAAGGCTCCTAAGGTTACGCCTAAGGCAACaactactacaacaacaactacaacaacaactactacgACAACTACAACAACCACTACTACGACAACTACAACAACTACTACTACGACAACAACAACCACTACTACAACAACAGCCCCTAATACGACAACCACACCCG TCTGTTCAACAACATCTGGAGTCAATtgcttttttcctttcaaatacAAGGGAGAAACTTATCAAGCATGTACCACTACTGAAAATAGTGGTGTGCCATGGTGTGCTACAACCGTAACTGCTAGTCAAGAAGCTAATGCTTACGGAAATTGTGGCTCTGACTGtcaaa GTACATCAACTCCGTCACTGAGTG GTTGTCAAACATCAACTGGAAAGGCATGTGTTTTCCCCTTTGTATACTCTGGCGCAGCATACAATGAGTGTACAGATATTGATAATAATGGAGTTAAATGGTGTGCCACTTCTGTAGGTGCCGGTCTTAATTATGTAGGCTATGGAAACTGTATTGAGTCCACTTGCAAgg gtTGTGTTTCAACTAATGGTA AATGTGTTTTCCCCTTTAAGTACAAAGGAGACACTTATAGTAAATGTACAACTGCTGATAATGGTGGTGTGTCATGGTGTgctaattcattattttcaaatcaagagGCTAATGAATATGGAATCTGTCCTTCTGATTGTGCAT CTGAGCCAACTCCTCCACCAAATC AGTGTCAAACTTTAACTGGAAAGTTATGTGTTTTCCCCTTTATGTATAATGGGCAAAGCTACACAAATTGTACGTCAGTTGATAATGGTGGAATTAAATGGTGTGCTACTTCTGTTGATAGCAACACAAATTATTTAGGCTTTGGAAATTGCATTGAATCCAAGTGTTAA
- the LOC121123356 gene encoding mitochondrial import inner membrane translocase subunit Tim8 A, which produces MEDALGTLLQDPQMQSFIKGETQRQKIQSVLHDINSRCWDTCFDKPGPKLDSRTETCLKNCVDRFLDANIHLTKNLHSMGS; this is translated from the exons ATGGAAGACGCTCTTGGGACGCTACTACAAGATCCTCAAATGCAATCCTTCATCAAAGGGGAAACCCAAcgacaaaaaattcaa tctGTACTTCACGATATAAACAGTCGATGTTGGGATACCTGTTTTGACAAACCTGGGCCAAAGCTAGATTCTCGAACAGAGACATGTCTTAAAAATTGCGTTGATCGCTTCTTAGATGCAAATATACATCTTACGAAAAACTTACACAGTATGGGCTCTTGA
- the Rpn5 gene encoding 26S proteasome non-ATPase regulatory subunit 12, with protein sequence MSPANKKMDVDVESKINEIIVEGSGIGPKMEVDYAETVNETIPKAEKLVRSEGKLNEALELLSAMEKKTRVGSDSASTGRILVCVVRLCSESKAWDDLNQQILLFSKKRGQLKAAVTKMVRECVSLIMEEKVMPSRSEEYRLINTLRTVTEGKIYVEVERARLTLRFSSMKEEDGDMEEAVKTMRELQVETYGSMERKEKVEFILEQMRLCLAVKDYIRTQIISKKISVRFFEDKSPEIQELKLKFYKYMIDLNQHDGTYLDICRHYRAIYDTPVIQEDQDKKWSMMKYAVLYIILSPYNNEQSDLLNRILKEKVIEETPSYKSLLEQFTRMQLISQKNLCQLYESKLRDPKETDVFDQSEQGKKRWNDLKSRVVEHNIRIMAKYYTRITLKRMSELLDLSEAESEDFLSGMVVNHTVEAKTDRLKGIVDFTRHQEPNDMLNDWSNNISKLMGLVMKATHLINKEEMIHKLVHNEE encoded by the exons ATGAGTCCGGCAAATAAGAAGATGGACGTGGATGTCGAGtccaaaattaatgaaatcatTGTGGAAGGAAGTGGAATTGGTCCCAAGATGGAGGTGGACTACGCTGAAACGGTCAATGAGACGATTCCTAAGGCAGAGAAATTAGTTCGAAGCGAAG GGAAATTAAATGAAGCCTTGGAACTGTTGAGCGCTATGGAGAAAAAGACGCGAGTTGGAAGTGACTCCGCTTCCACTGGAAGGATCTTAGTCTGTGTTGTTCGACTCTGCTCAGAGTCCAAAGCTTGGGATGACTTGAATCAACAAATTCTCCTCTTTTCCAAAAAGAGGGGACAGCTTAAG gcTGCTGTGACCAAAATGGTGAGAGAATGCGTATCCTTAATTATGGAAGAAAAAGTAATGCCATCCCGTAGCGAAGAATATCGTCTTATCAATACCCTTCGTACTGTAACGGAAGGTAAAATTTACGTCGAGGTGGAAAGAGCCCGACTTACCCTGCGTTTTTCCTCGATGAAAGAAGAAGATGGAGACATGGAGGAAGCAGTGAAGACAATGCGTGAGCTACAGGTTGAAACTTATGGTTCTATGGAACGAAAGGAAAAAGTAGAATTTATATTAGAGCAAATGAGACTTTGTTTAGCTGTCAAGGACTACATCAGAAcacaaattatttctaaaaagattTCCGTTAggttttttgaagataaaagtCCTgaaattcaagaattaaaacttaagttttacaaatatatgattGATTTAAATCAACACGATGGTACTTATTTGGATATCTGTCGTCATTATAGGGCAATATATGACACACCAGTCATTCAAGAAGATCAAGATAAAAAATGGAGCATGATGAAATATGCTGTACTCTATATTATTTTGAGCCCATATAATAACGAACAATCAGATCTTCTCAATcgcattttaaaagaaaaagttatcgAAGAAACTCCTTCGTATAAATCTCTGCTTGAACAATTTACTCGTATGCAActcatttcacaaaaaaaccTTTGCCAGCTCTACGAATCTAAACTTAGAGATCCTAAAGAAACTGATGTATTTGATCAAAGTGAACAAGGAAAGAAACGATGGAATGATCTTAAATCAAGAGTAGTTGAACACAACATCCGTATTATGGCCAAATACTACACCAGAATAACACTCAAACGAATGTCTGAACTTTTAGATCTTTCTGAAGCGGAATCCGAAGACTTCTTATCTGGGATGGTTGTTAACCACACAGTTGAGGCTAAAACTGATCGTTTGAAAGGGATTGTTGATTTTACTCGTCATCAAGAACCTAATGATATGTTGAATGACTGGTCTAacaatatatctaaattaatgGGACTAGTAATGAAGGCTACACATTTGATAAATAAGGAGGAGATGATTCATAAGTTGGTCCataatgaagaataa
- the Idh gene encoding isocitrate dehydrogenase [NADP] cytoplasmic → MSGKINAGPVVDILGDEMTRIIWDLIKEKLIFPHLELELHTYDLGIEYRDKTDDKVTVDCAEAVKKYNVGIKCATITPDENRLEEFKLKKMWRSPNGTIRNILGGTVFREAIICKNIPRLVTTWNKPIVVGRHAHADQYKAQDFKVTSEGTLELVFKPANGGEPMVYKINDFKGPGVALGMYNTDESIKDFAHCCFKYALDRSYPLFLSTKNTILKQYDGVFKDIFQSIYDEEYKTSYEAKGIYYEHRLIDDMVAQAMKSEGGFVWACKNYDGDVQSDSVAQGYGSLGMMTSVLICPDGKTVEAEAAHGTVTRHYRFHQQGKETSTNPIASIFAWTRGLAHRAKLDNNADLTKFCQSLEDTCVETIESGFMTKDLAICIKGVSNIKREDYLNTFEFLDKIADNLKKKLGK, encoded by the exons ATGTCTGGTAAAATCAATGCTGGCCCCGTGGTTGACATTCTTGGTGATGAAATGACCCGAATTATTTGGGACCTCATTAAGGAGAAGCTCATTTTCCCTCATTTAGAACTGGAACTCCACACCTATGACTTGGGGATTGAATACAGAGACAAAACAGACGATAAAGTAACAGTAGATTGTGCTGAagctgtcaaaaaatataatgtcgGAATCAAATGCGCTACTATCACACCAGATGAAAATAGATTAGAAGAATTTAAACTTAAGAAGATGTGGAGGTCCCCCAACGGGACGATCCGTAATATCCTTGGAGGAACGGTTTTTAGAGAGGccattatttgtaaaaatattcctAGACTCGTTACAACATGGAATAAACCCATTGTTGTTGGAAGACACGCCCATGCTGATCAATATAAAGCTCAAGATTTTAAAGTAACATCAGAGGGTACACTAGAACTTGTATTTAAGCCTGCTAATGGAGGCGAGCCCATGGTGTACAAAATTAATGACTTTAAAG GTCCCGGTGTGGCTCTTGGAATGTATAACACTGACGAATCCATCAAAGATTTTGCTCATTGCTGCTTCAAGTATGCCTTGGACCGTAGTTATCCACTTTTCCTTAGTACAAAAAATACGATTTTAAAACAATACGATGgtgtttttaaagatatattccaATCAATTTACGATGAGGAATATAAGACAAGTTATGAAGCCAAGGGAATATATTACGAACACAGACTAATTGATGACATGGTTGCTCAAGCTATGAAAAGTGAAGGAGGGTTCGTATGGGCGTGTAAGAACTATGATGGCGATGTTCAATCAGATTCTGTTGCTCAAGGATATGGATCATTGGGAATGATGACATCAGTGTTGATTTGTCCGGATGGTAAAACTGTCGAAGCCGAAGCAGCACATGGAACTGTTACAAGACACTATAGATTCCATCAACAAGGAAAAGAGACCTCCACCAATCCCATTGCTAGTATCTTTGCTTGGACTCGTGGATTAGCTCACAGAGCCAAACTCGACAACAACGCAGATTTGACCAAGTTTTGTCAGTCCTTGGAGGATACTTGTGTTGAAACCATCGAGTCTGGTTTCATGACAAAGGATTTGGCAATTTGCATTAAGGGAGTTTCTAACATCAAACGTGAAGACTATCTCAATACCTTcgaatttttggataaaatagcCGATAACCTTAAGAAAAAGCttggtaaataa